The window CTTCTTGATCCGCTgcatcatctgcgcatgctcgGTGACCAGCTGCCGCAGGTCCGCCATCTTCTGCAGCAGCTTGGGGAAGAGGTACTGGGCGTCGGGGTGGTTGGCCTGCAGGTGGAACTCGAGGGCACGCAGGATGGTGTCCTGGATGGCCTCCACCTGTGACACGTTCATGAGGCCCGGCCGGTCTGTGGGGACACAGGACCGAGTGTGGACGGGCACGGGCACGCGTGGGCTCTCAGAAGGCCCAGGAGTGTCCATGCGCCCGCCCTGGGGGCACCTGGTCCGGGGTCATGGCGAGGGGCCCACTGCCTGCACTGACACCGGCTCTGCCCGAGGAGTGCTGCCGCCCCCGCACTGTCTCAGCCTCCCTGTGCCTGCGTCCGCCCCGTAACTGAGGAGGATGGAAGGACCCCCACACAGAGCGGTGCCCACCACTGTCAGCATGATTATTACTGTAATTATTGTGTTGGAAAGGAAAAATGTTGCTAAAATACAGAATATTCTCCACCAGCGTAAACGGCCCCCATCGACATGCTGGTCTTGCCCTCTCGGCCTTCTGTCTCGTCCCATGTCTGTAGACAGGGCTGCCGGACGCACAGCCGGTGTCCGCAGTGGAAGCCCAGTCCTGGAGGGCTGGCTCTACTGGCCTGGCCCACTGCCCCACCCACACTCACCCCCGCACAGAATGATGGCAGCTATGAAGAGAGCCAGGTCACTGTCGTCAAGTTCCAGGGCATTGAACTTGACAGCAAACTCGAACTTGGGCTCGATGATATCACTGAAGGGCTTGCGGAGGCTGCGCAGGAACTCCCGGGTGACAAAGCCGGTGCCGTTGGCCACCAGCAGCCCGTCCTTGTTGACAATGGAGGCCAGCATGGCAAAGATGGCCTCGTGCACGCCGTATTTGAGCAGGGTCACCTGGTCGTTGAGGAAGAGGCTGCCGAAGCTGGGGATGCTCTTGGCGAACTCGGTGAGCTCGCGCACGGTCTCCACCGTGGTGCACTGGCAGCGGTAGAAGACGTGCACGCTGATCTCCTTGTAGGGCGGCAGGCCGTTCACCAGCTGCTTCCACACCAGGCCCTTCTCCGCCTGCCACAGTGTCTCGATGTCGTGGATCACAAAGGGCTGCGAAGCAGGCCTGGTCAGAGGCCAGGCCGTGGGGACCCCGCCGGTGCGCTCCCCAAACCCCCGCCTGTACCAtgaattgggggagggggctggctcCCCCAGGAGTCAGGGCCCCGCTGTGCCGAGCCCGGCACTCACCGCTGTGTGGCTGGTCTTGCCGGTGAGGATGCCGCGGGCCTTCTTTTTGGTCATGTTGAAGTTCTTCAGGTAGGCGCTGTAGATGTGCTTGGAGAAGGCCCGCAGGTCAGCCACCTGCGGGCTGTGCTGGCTCCCCTCACTTGCCGTCAGCCCTGCCACCAGCTTCCTCTTCTCGGCCTCTGGCATCCGGCCAAAGCggatggctgggggtggggggggaggcagtCATGAGGACTCCCCGCAGGAGCCAGAGCCTCTAACCTCCTCGTCTCTCTACAGGCGCATGGGCCAAAATGGAGACCCGTCCTTGGAACCCAGGGCCCTCCCTCAGAAGCTCCGGGACTGCAAGCTGGAGTGTTGGGGAACCCTTCAGAACGTGTGCTCCAGGGCTGTAGGGCTTCTGGACCACCTGGCCGGCAGGTGGCACAGTGTGACAGGCAGGAAAACAGTCTTCGGTGTCAAAGGCCTGAGCCTGAGTTCCAGTGAGCAGCTCACTCGCATGTGACTTCAGGCAGGCTACCTCGTTTTCCATCAGAAAAACGGGGCTGACACTTAAATCTCACTGGATGGTCAGAATAAATAATCCACATTACAGACTGTAGTCATTAGTAAAGGAGCAGGAAACCAATCTGGCTTCTCTCAGAGAAAAAGCAAGACTCACTCAGCCACATAAGGGGCCTGAGCAGACAGACTGAAGGAGAGACCACAGCCGAACCTGCCAGACCCCATCACCTAAAAAGGCTGCAGACGGAGCGCTCAGGCCCTGCCAGCCCCGAGATCCAAGGCAGTTAGGGGACGCACGGGTGAAAAGGGAACCGAGAGGCTTTCCCCAGAGAGGTAAAGAGGGGGCAGGTGGGCTTTTCAAAATCCCCCTCTCTGGGGTCTGAAGAGAGAGCCTGCAGGAGGCCCGGAGCACTGGGCAGGCTGTCCCCTCGGAGTGGCTGGCCTCCAGGGGACTCCTGCCTGGCTCCTGGCATGTGGGGCCACTTGCTGGCTCGGCCCTTGCTCAATAACCAATAAGGGCTGTGGGCCCGGCCTTCGCAGCAGCTTTTCATGCTGTGCCAGACCATTCGGGACAGGCTTGAGGTTCTGGGAGTGGTCTTTCCAACAGCACCAGGGCTGAGGTGATTCCCACTTCCCTTCTGGGCCGGAGGGAAAGCCACAGATAGAGCGCTGACTGCCCCGGTGTCCCATGGTGCAGAGGGCAGACCTTGGGCTAGGCTGTGCCAGCTCCAGGACTCAGGGTCCAGGTCAGCAACTGAGGCGCCCCCTGTCTGGGCTCCCTGGAACTGGCGCTGAGCGGTGCGGCATGCGCAGCGCCAGTGCAGAGCCGGGCGGCAGCGCTCACCGTTGTGGGACATGCCCAGCGCCAGGCACTTCTGGAAGCGGCAGTACTGGCACTTGTTGCGGTTCTTCTTCTGGATCTTGCAGCTGCGCTCGCACTTCTCGTACTCCAGCTTCATGCGGATCGTGCGGCGGAAGAAGCCCTGCGGGACGTGCGCGGAGGAAGCGCAGGGAAGGGACAGGCTTGGGGATCCTGCCGCCCACCAGGTCGTCCTAGGGACCCCGTTGTGCACGAAGATGTACAAACCCCTGGAATTTGGAAGTAGTGGGGGAACTATTTTGGAAGGAAGTGGGAGGAGGGTCAACAACTCCAAAACAtttgaaataactaaaataatatacCATCATTACCCtaaatgtttctttgttaatttggtAACGAAACTGTACCGTGACCAATTGGCTTATTCATAAATATCTGGTTCTGCGTGTTTCCTAGGTgatgatttaataaaataacacagGCAGTCTCCGGGTTACCGAGAtagattctgtaggtttgttcttaagttgaatgtGTACATAAGTTGGAACAGGGACATTTACCTATTGAATGCAACTTAGGTGTTTGTTTTAaggtagtatttatttttacctttctgtgtacataaatacttaaacattttcaaaccaacagaacctatctcgttcgtGACCTTGGGACTGCCTGTGTGTGATCTGACAGGTGTGCAGTTAGGAGGAAGAACCCAAAATCACTACTGAAAAAAGAGATGtaccatttgttttcttttttcctcaaagAGCCCCCCTGTCAGGCTTTGAGGTGCAGGAACCCCTGACCTCAGGAAGGAGCCTCAGCCCAAGACCTCCCTTCTGTCCTGCCTGTCTTTTCCAGCCAAGCCCCCAGGGGGCGCAAAcagcccaggtaagtggctggGTCAGCGCAGCAGGTGCCCAGCAGGGCAGTGTGGACAAGGGATCCCTCCTCTCCAGCAGGACCCAGAGCTGAGGCCTGGACTGGGCCCAGGGCCCTGGCTACTGCCCAGGCAGGAATTCCgcagtggggaggggcagggaaacCCTAGTTGGCAGGTCACCTCGTCATGTGAGCACGGCTCTAGTGGCCAGCCAGCACCCCCCTGCCCATACCTTGCACCCCTCACACGCATGGACGCCGTAGTGGAAGCCCGATGCCTTGTCCCCGCACACGCGGCACTCCATGTTGAGGCTGCCGCACGAAGCCCCGTCGCAGCCCATCTGCAGCTGGTCCagaagagagggtggggaggcgCTCCGGGAGAGGTCTGTGGACAACACAAGTGGCTGCACGTTCCGCTGGGCCAGGCTGCGCACTCACAGCCCTCGGCCACGCCATCTAAGAGTTGTGTGGCCACAGAAGTCAACCTTCCTGAGGATCAGTTTCTTCACCTAGAGCATGGGGTGAGCGACAGCTTCTCTCAGGGGGATGGCGGTTTCCATAGCACCCCCAGACCTGCCACCCAGCAGGCATTTCAAATGGCACCTGGGCTAACTGGGTGAGGCAGAGCCTCCCTGGGGGCGGGGTGCGGGGGGGGGTGTGCAGACAGAATCACTCCAGACTGTCCCTGGGAGGTGGCCACGTGGAGTTCTGCGGGAGGTGTGTGGCAAGGGCAGCAGAAGCGCAGAGCTCCGCAGAGCACCCCTCCACCGGGAAGCGATCCTTGCAGGGACTCGGACGTGCTGTGAAGTGGGAAGGACCTCCCAAGAGGCTCAGGTGCACTCCCACGAAGCTTGCTCACACACAGAGAGCATAGGTATCAGTCACACTGACTGGGCGGCTCATGAATTTTCACAAGCGTTTTTCTATTAAATGTACAGATGTTTGAACCAGGTGCTGAGTGTTAGCAAAGAAAGCAGGTGGCCATGGCAACGACTTCGGGGTATATATACCGTCTGATGAAAGTAAGAACTGCTAGGAGTCTCTTCTGAATCTCTCCCTTGGAGCAGAAAAGAGCCCTTCCCTTGGA is drawn from Saccopteryx leptura isolate mSacLep1 chromosome 1, mSacLep1_pri_phased_curated, whole genome shotgun sequence and contains these coding sequences:
- the PPARD gene encoding peroxisome proliferator-activated receptor delta isoform X1, translated to MTGPAGVAPRGRQPWSSRGRKPLRSGKRRRKRKWQRLREPPGSTGDQSTSFLPAATQTSPGAPPHPLFWTSCRWAATGLRAAASTWSAACAGTRHRASTTASMRVRGARGLYIFVHNGVPRTTWWAAGSPSLSLPCASSAHVPQGFFRRTIRMKLEYEKCERSCKIQKKNRNKCQYCRFQKCLALGMSHNAIRFGRMPEAEKRKLVAGLTASEGSQHSPQVADLRAFSKHIYSAYLKNFNMTKKKARGILTGKTSHTAPFVIHDIETLWQAEKGLVWKQLVNGLPPYKEISVHVFYRCQCTTVETVRELTEFAKSIPSFGSLFLNDQVTLLKYGVHEAIFAMLASIVNKDGLLVANGTGFVTREFLRSLRKPFSDIIEPKFEFAVKFNALELDDSDLALFIAAIILCGDRPGLMNVSQVEAIQDTILRALEFHLQANHPDAQYLFPKLLQKMADLRQLVTEHAQMMQRIKKTETETSLHPLLQEIYKDMY
- the PPARD gene encoding peroxisome proliferator-activated receptor delta isoform X2 translates to MEQPREEAPEVREEEEKAEVAETQGAPGLNGGPEHELPSSSYADLSRSASPPSLLDQLQMGCDGASCGSLNMECRVCGDKASGFHYGVHACEGCKGFFRRTIRMKLEYEKCERSCKIQKKNRNKCQYCRFQKCLALGMSHNAIRFGRMPEAEKRKLVAGLTASEGSQHSPQVADLRAFSKHIYSAYLKNFNMTKKKARGILTGKTSHTAPFVIHDIETLWQAEKGLVWKQLVNGLPPYKEISVHVFYRCQCTTVETVRELTEFAKSIPSFGSLFLNDQVTLLKYGVHEAIFAMLASIVNKDGLLVANGTGFVTREFLRSLRKPFSDIIEPKFEFAVKFNALELDDSDLALFIAAIILCGDRPGLMNVSQVEAIQDTILRALEFHLQANHPDAQYLFPKLLQKMADLRQLVTEHAQMMQRIKKTETETSLHPLLQEIYKDMY